From the genome of Streptomyces sp. NBC_01260, one region includes:
- a CDS encoding serine/threonine-protein kinase has translation MAGARLRTLGADDPATLGPYRLIGRLASGGMGRIYLARGAQDGGRGLVAVKTLLAEGHVSEVDRRRFAREVSLAQRVDSAYTARVRDADPDAGQPWMAIDYIAAPPLSELVRNCGVLPASAVRWVAAGTAEALVTLHGAGIVHRDVKPQNVLLPLDGPRVIDFGISHASDLTLTGLTLGTIAFTSPEQARGEPSTAASDVYSLGATLFLLATGRPPYRADGDTLRLLARVQRGELDLDGLPKELVATIRPCLAVAPRHRPKPADLLARFREEQAGLPATHGGARWLPPRWTALIGEYAAQGLELTNAPRTDPAAVTLDQRTNVIQAPPPTLVYSPAREARAARDRARRERARQDLAVLAELAERQRAEHAERERREQFEREQRERAERDRRERAERAEQERAEVERAKAARLEAARLEAERQAAQHAERERAEREKAERTRAERAARAAQARAAQPRPTSPTASPGAATASSPAPGPAGRTPAPAGSSGGSKAGGWLLATAVVIALLIWQPWEMSGSERVGGTASGSTGSGSATAGSELDTHTADGGTDSTDDPGGTTDDSDSSTDEQTPTPTPTPTPTPTPTPTPSPTPDATDRAFRAVRAGDCLDVYSDGRGNMSARAPVRVGCAASNAFMHVSRVTSAAGGSGSCDRGQGYTWWHKSGQDGVERTLCLDRVYRVGQCFPAQVQGATSADLTVVLSCDATSVPLAGQSILRITGFYRAPAADTNWTCPAGNGGRFWYWPVNNGRSVICASAA, from the coding sequence ATGGCCGGAGCGCGGCTTCGGACTCTGGGGGCGGACGATCCGGCGACGCTCGGACCGTACCGGCTGATCGGACGGCTGGCGTCCGGCGGCATGGGGCGGATCTATCTGGCCCGCGGCGCGCAGGACGGCGGCCGGGGCCTCGTCGCGGTGAAGACCCTGCTGGCCGAGGGGCACGTCAGCGAGGTCGACCGGCGGCGGTTCGCCCGCGAGGTTTCGCTCGCCCAGCGGGTCGACAGCGCGTACACGGCGCGGGTACGGGACGCCGACCCGGACGCCGGGCAGCCGTGGATGGCCATCGACTACATCGCCGCGCCCCCGCTCTCCGAACTGGTCCGCAACTGCGGGGTGTTGCCCGCTTCGGCCGTACGGTGGGTGGCGGCGGGCACCGCTGAGGCCCTGGTCACCCTGCACGGGGCGGGCATCGTGCACCGCGACGTGAAGCCGCAGAACGTACTGCTGCCGCTGGACGGCCCCCGGGTGATCGACTTCGGCATCTCGCACGCCAGTGACCTCACGCTCACCGGTCTCACGCTCGGCACGATCGCCTTCACCTCGCCCGAACAGGCGCGCGGCGAGCCGTCGACGGCCGCCTCCGACGTCTACTCGCTCGGCGCGACGCTGTTCCTGCTGGCCACCGGACGGCCGCCCTACCGTGCGGACGGCGACACCCTGCGGCTGCTGGCCCGGGTCCAGCGCGGCGAACTCGACCTGGACGGACTGCCCAAGGAGCTGGTCGCGACGATCCGGCCCTGCCTGGCCGTCGCTCCGCGCCACCGCCCCAAGCCCGCCGACCTGCTCGCCCGCTTCCGCGAGGAGCAGGCCGGCCTGCCGGCGACGCACGGCGGCGCCCGGTGGCTGCCGCCGCGGTGGACGGCGCTGATCGGCGAGTACGCGGCCCAGGGCCTGGAGCTCACGAACGCCCCTCGCACGGATCCGGCCGCGGTGACCCTCGATCAGCGGACGAACGTGATCCAGGCGCCTCCCCCGACGCTGGTCTACTCACCGGCGCGTGAGGCACGGGCGGCCCGCGACCGCGCCCGCCGCGAGCGCGCGCGGCAGGATCTGGCGGTGCTCGCGGAGCTGGCGGAGCGGCAGCGCGCGGAGCACGCCGAACGGGAACGACGCGAGCAGTTCGAGCGTGAACAGCGGGAGCGGGCCGAGCGCGATCGCCGGGAGCGGGCCGAGCGCGCCGAGCAGGAGCGCGCGGAGGTCGAGCGCGCGAAGGCCGCCCGCCTGGAGGCCGCTCGTCTGGAGGCCGAGCGGCAGGCGGCCCAGCACGCCGAACGGGAACGGGCCGAGCGGGAGAAGGCCGAGCGGACGCGCGCCGAGCGGGCCGCCCGCGCCGCACAGGCCCGTGCCGCACAGCCGCGTCCGACCTCGCCCACCGCCTCGCCCGGCGCCGCCACCGCCTCCTCCCCCGCCCCGGGTCCGGCCGGCCGCACTCCCGCTCCCGCCGGTTCCTCCGGCGGCTCCAAGGCCGGTGGCTGGCTGCTCGCCACAGCCGTCGTCATCGCGCTGCTCATCTGGCAGCCCTGGGAGATGTCCGGGAGCGAGCGCGTCGGCGGAACCGCTTCCGGCAGCACCGGTTCCGGCTCCGCCACGGCCGGCAGCGAGCTCGACACCCATACGGCTGACGGCGGCACCGACAGCACCGATGACCCCGGCGGCACCACGGACGACTCCGACAGCAGCACCGACGAGCAGACGCCGACCCCCACCCCTACTCCGACGCCCACACCCACGCCCACCCCCACGCCGTCCCCCACCCCGGACGCCACGGACCGGGCGTTCCGCGCGGTGCGCGCCGGTGACTGCCTCGACGTGTACAGCGACGGTCGCGGCAACATGAGCGCCCGTGCGCCGGTCCGGGTCGGCTGCGCGGCCTCGAACGCCTTCATGCACGTCAGCCGCGTCACCTCCGCGGCCGGGGGCTCCGGTTCGTGCGACCGGGGGCAGGGCTACACCTGGTGGCACAAGTCGGGTCAGGACGGCGTCGAGAGGACGCTCTGCCTCGATCGGGTGTACCGGGTGGGCCAGTGCTTCCCCGCGCAGGTCCAGGGGGCCACCAGTGCCGATCTGACGGTGGTGCTGAGCTGCGACGCGACGAGCGTGCCACTGGCCGGCCAGTCGATCCTGCGGATCACCGGGTTCTACCGGGCCCCCGCGGCGGACACGAACTGGACGTGCCCGGCCGGGAACGGAGGGCGGTTCTGGTACTGGCCGGTGAACAACGGCCGGAGCGTCATCTGCGCGTCGGCGGCCTGA
- a CDS encoding chitinase: MERSPVTSRRRRRTRQGLGAAVAVVAAGALSVTGLVSSAQAADVNVAKNAGFESGLANWTCSGGSGATVSSPVHGGTSALKATPAGQDNAKCTQTVAVKPNSTYALSSWVQGGYAYLGVSGTGTTDVSTWSPGSSSWSQLSTSFKTGASTTSVTVYTHGWYGQAAYFADDLSVSGPDGGGGTDPGPAIPAAPAGLAVGATTSSSVSLSWGAVSGATGYTVYKDGAKATTATGNSATVTGLAANTAYQFTVTATNAAGESVKSAAVSGRTAVGGGTDPGIPSTSVPKHAVTGYWQNFNNGATVQKLSDVPANYDIIAVSFADATTTPGAVTFNLDSAGLNGYTVDQFKADIKAKQAAGKNVIISVGGEKGSVSVNSDASATNFANSVYSLIQEYGFNGVDIDLENGVNSTYMTKALRSLSQKAGSGLVITMAPQTIDMQSTAGEYFKTALGIKDILTVVNMQYYNSGSMLGCDGKVYSQGSVDFLTALACIQLEGGLDPSQVGLGVPASTSGAGSGYVSPSVVNAALDCLAKGTGCGSFKPSKTYPGVRGAMTWSTNWDAKSGNAWSNAVGPHVHGLP, encoded by the coding sequence GTGGAACGTTCCCCCGTAACCAGCCGCAGACGGCGCCGCACCCGCCAGGGACTGGGCGCCGCCGTGGCGGTCGTCGCCGCGGGCGCCCTGAGCGTCACCGGTCTCGTCAGCAGCGCGCAGGCCGCCGACGTCAACGTCGCCAAGAACGCGGGCTTCGAGTCCGGCCTCGCCAACTGGACGTGTTCCGGCGGCTCCGGCGCCACCGTCTCCTCCCCCGTGCACGGCGGCACCTCGGCCCTCAAGGCGACCCCGGCCGGCCAGGACAACGCCAAGTGCACGCAGACCGTGGCGGTGAAGCCCAACTCGACCTACGCGCTCAGCTCCTGGGTCCAGGGCGGGTACGCCTACCTGGGCGTCAGCGGCACCGGAACCACCGACGTGTCCACCTGGTCCCCCGGCTCCAGCAGCTGGTCCCAGCTCTCGACCAGCTTCAAGACCGGGGCGAGCACCACCTCGGTCACCGTGTACACGCACGGCTGGTACGGCCAGGCGGCGTACTTCGCCGACGACCTCTCGGTCAGCGGCCCCGACGGCGGCGGCGGCACCGACCCCGGCCCGGCGATCCCCGCCGCCCCGGCCGGTCTCGCGGTCGGCGCCACCACGTCCTCCTCCGTCTCGCTGTCCTGGGGCGCGGTGTCCGGCGCGACCGGCTACACCGTCTACAAGGACGGCGCGAAGGCCACCACCGCCACCGGGAACTCGGCGACCGTCACCGGACTCGCGGCCAACACCGCGTACCAGTTCACGGTGACCGCCACCAACGCGGCCGGTGAGTCCGTCAAGTCCGCGGCCGTCAGCGGCCGTACGGCCGTCGGCGGCGGCACCGACCCGGGCATCCCGTCCACCTCGGTGCCCAAGCACGCGGTCACCGGCTACTGGCAGAACTTCAACAACGGCGCGACCGTGCAGAAGCTCAGCGACGTACCCGCGAACTACGACATCATCGCGGTCTCCTTCGCCGACGCCACGACGACGCCCGGCGCCGTCACCTTCAACCTGGACTCGGCGGGTCTGAACGGCTACACCGTCGACCAGTTCAAGGCCGACATCAAGGCGAAGCAGGCGGCCGGGAAGAACGTCATCATCTCGGTCGGCGGTGAGAAGGGCTCGGTCTCGGTCAACAGCGACGCCTCCGCGACCAACTTCGCCAACTCCGTCTACTCGCTCATCCAGGAGTACGGCTTCAACGGCGTCGACATCGACCTGGAGAACGGCGTCAACTCCACGTACATGACGAAGGCGCTGCGCTCGCTGTCGCAGAAAGCGGGCTCCGGTCTCGTCATCACGATGGCACCGCAGACCATCGACATGCAGTCGACCGCGGGTGAGTACTTCAAGACGGCGCTCGGCATCAAGGACATCCTGACCGTCGTCAACATGCAGTACTACAACAGTGGTTCGATGCTCGGCTGCGACGGCAAGGTCTACTCGCAGGGTTCGGTGGACTTCCTCACCGCGCTGGCCTGCATCCAGCTGGAGGGCGGCCTCGACCCGTCGCAGGTCGGCCTCGGTGTCCCCGCCTCCACCAGTGGCGCGGGCAGCGGCTACGTGTCCCCCTCGGTCGTGAACGCGGCCCTGGACTGCCTGGCCAAGGGCACCGGCTGCGGCAGCTTCAAGCCGTCGAAGACCTACCCCGGTGTGCGCGGCGCGATGACCTGGTCGACCAACTGGGACGCCAAGTCGGGCAACGCCTGGTCGAACGCGGTCGGCCCGCACGTGCACGGCCTGCCGTAA